GGGCGCTCACGACGAACGACTCCACCCCGCAGCTCGCCAACCTGGGGGCGACAGCGACATTCCATTCGACGATCCCGAACGGCAGTTACGCTTTGACGTTCCAGGTCAGGGATCAGTGGAACCACCTGGGAACGAGGTCGCATGACTTCGCCAGCGACGCCTGCGGAGCGAGCCCGATTTCGGCCACAGCGGCAGCGACGCAAACGGCCGGGGCGTTGCCGATGGATCCATGGACATTGACGGCGTTACCGGCCACGGGAGCGCATTTCTCCGACGATTCCGATCCAACGAAGTGCCCTTCCCGGTTCGCGCCGGCGTACACGTTCGCCTGGTCGTCCGTGGAGGCCGCGGCGACCGCGTTCTCCACGTCGACGAGCAATCCGAGCACGTTCACACCGGCGGAGTCGAAGTCCTACGCCGTCCGCCTCACCGTGTCCGGCAACGGCCAGAGCGGCGGTGCGGACGGAACCGTAAACGCGACCTGCGACGCGCCGACGGCGAATGCTCCAACAATTGTAAGTGTCAACGGGGCCGCTTCCGGTGCGCCGACGATCTTCGCGGGTGATGTAGTTGGCCTGAAGGCAGGGACAGCAACCTCCGCCTGCTTCGGCACGCCGACATTCAATTATTCGTGGCATGCGACCATGAATACGAGCGCCGCCGATGGGGAATTCCAAGCGCCAGCCTCGACCACTTCGAGGGCTGTGCTGACTCCTGCAGGAGCGGCGTCACATTATGAGGTGACCTACAGCGTATCCGACGGGGCTAAGCAGAGTCTCGCCAGTGCACCGGCCGCATTCGATACGGCGAATTGCGCGGCGACTACACCTCTTCTGACGGTGGTCACCGCCACGCAATCGCTGGATGCCGTCATCCGCATCGTCGGCGACGGTGGCTCTCCATTCACGGACTCGCTGAACATCGCGTATCCGAATCCGGAGGACGGCGGTCCGCCCGCTGCCAACGCCGGTCTCCCGGTGGGCACGGTACCGATCCCGTTCTATTTGGATAACGACGTCAGCATGACCGTCCAGGTAGACGATCCGCCCGGAGCGTCCTGCGGCAGCTATCAAGTCAATTCAGCCACGCTGCTCCGCCCGTTCAACAGCGACGCAGGTCTCCGCGCGTTCTCGGCTACCAACGTCGCGACCGGCGGTACTTTAAGCTTCACGTTCAAGCCGGATGTCGGAACGCAGAATATTGATGGCGGGACGGTGGTCGGGCAATACGGTGTGCACCTCGACATCACGACCCCGGCGCACCAGAACGTCACGGCCGATACGGCCGCGGTACCGGTGGAGGGCAACTGCGGCCTCAACCCGCCTGTCGCCTTCTTCGAAATGACACCGCCGACTGGCGCAGTCGGCATCACAGTGCAACTAGACGGTGGCCTGTCGGCCGATCAGGACAACCAGATCCTGTTCTTATCGACGACGGCGCCGACGACGGGATGCGGCCTCGATCAGACGCTCACATATCACTGGACGGTGCGGGATCCCGCCAATGTCGGCGTCGACCTTCCCCGGAACGACAGCACGGACCCTGGTCAATCGTTCACTGCGACGACGGCAGGGGCATACACGGTCGGCTTGACTGTCAACGACGGTAAGCTCTCGAGCGCGACCGAAACGCAGTTCTTCACGGCAGACGGAGGGCCGTAAACGCGGGATCTGCAGTGTGGCGGTGGTGGTCGCCGGTTGCGCGCACATCTGCGCCATGCGAGCGTCGGCGCCATGCTGCTCTTCGCGGTCCTTCTCCTCGCCCAGGCTCCCCGCGAGACGCCCCCGCCGCCGCGGCCGCCAGAGCGCGTCCTGATCAAGGCTGCGCACTTGATCGACGGGCATTCGAGCTCGCCCCGCAACGACCTCGCGGTCCTCGTCGAAGGCGACCGCATCGCGAAAGTCGGCCCAGCCGCCGAGCTCCAGGCGCCGGGAGTTCGCGTGATCGATCTCGGCGAGTCCTGGCTCCTCCCCGGCCTGATCGACGCCCATACCCACGTCCTTCTCCAAGGCGACATCACCGCGGCCGACTACGACGAGCAGCTCCTCAAGGAGAGCATCCCGTACCGCACCCTGCGCGCCGCCGCCGCGGTGCGCACCGCCGTGATGAACGGCTTCACCACCATCCGCGACCTGGAGACCGAGGGCGCGATGTACGCCGACGTCGATGTCAAGACGGCCATCGCCCGCGGTGTGATCCCCGGGCCGCGGATGTTCGTCGCCACGCGCGCGTTCGCGCCGACCGGCACGTACCCGCTGCTCGGCTACTCCTGGGAGCTGCAGCACTTGCCGGAAGGCGTGCAGATCATGGACGGCCCCGACGCCATCCGAAAAGCCGTCCGCGAGCAGGTGAAGTACGGCGCCGACTGGATCAAGTTCTATTCCGATCGCAAGTACTACAAGACGAACGATCCCAAACGGCCCTTGCGGTCCTGGGTGAACTTCACCCGCGCCGAGCTGGAGGCAATGGTCGACGAGGCCCACCGCCTCGGTCGCAAGGTCGCGGCGCACGCCATGGCATGGGACGGCATCGATGCGGCGCTCACCGCGAAGGTCGACAGCATCGAGCACGGCGACGGTCTCACCGACGACCTGATCGATCGCGTGGTGAAGCAGAACGTCTACTGGTGCCCGACCATCTACGTCGGCATGTACGTCGCGCAGGGACGGGGCGGGATCTGGCCCGACCTGATCGCGATGGAACGCGAAGCGTTTGCGAAAGCCCTCAAGCGAGGCGTGCGGATTGCCTACGGCACCGACGTCGGCGGCTACGCCTGGACTGAAAACCAGGCCAAGGAGCTCTCCGTCATGGTGAGGTACGGCATGACGGCGATGGCCGCCATCCAGTCCGCCACCAGCGTCGCCGCGGCGTTGCTCGATCCGATCTGCCCGCCACAGGCCACGGGCTGCGAGGGAAGCAACGTCGGATCGATCGCGCCAGGGAGGTTCGCCGACCTGATCGCCGTGGCGGCCGACCCGCTCAAGGACATCTCCACGCTGGAGCACGTCCAATTCGTGATGAAGAATGGCGAAGTCCTGAAGTCCCGTTAAGAGAACCGGCATGAAAAGACTCGGCTTGCTGCTCGTCCTCGTTGCCGCCTGCAAGGGCCCGGAGCGGGAGGCGCGCATGGGGCCACCGCCCGCCGCGAATCCCGTCACCGTGGTCCCCCTGCCGCCGCCGGTGGGCGAGGAAGTCGCCGTCGATTACCGGACGCAAACCGACGGTCAGGCGCTGATCGAGGTAGCAGCTCCACCGGGCGCGCGGGTGGACATCCGTGAGGGCCAGGCGCTGGTCGGGCGCGACACCGCGCCAATGGCGGTCAAGGCCGAGGCAGACCACTGGTACATGATCGGCGCACGTCTTCCGTCGGGCGCGGTGCGCGAGGCCAAGGTTCAGGCCCGCGCCGGCCAGGTGGCGTCGTTGCGATTCGTCGACGTCCCGCAGGGGCCGCAGGCCATGTCACGCGAGGCCTTCAAGGGGTTCCTCCAGGCCCTCGACGAGGAGCCTGGCGATCAAGCCAAGCTCAACCTGCTCCGCAGCGCCGCGGCAAAGCAGTGGTTCACCTCTGCGATGGCCGGCGTCATCATCGACCACATCGTGTACCGAGAGAACAAGCTCGCCGCGGTGCCCATCCTCAAGGACCGCATCCTCGACCGCGAAAACGCGTTCTGGCTCTACCAGCACTTCACCTACCGTGAGGACAAGGCCAAGGTGCAGGAGATCCTCGAGCACTGATGGCGCACGGATCGGTCAGAGCGCTGCCGCCGGATTCGTTGCGCGAACGGACCCGCCTGACCCTGCAGTACCTGAGGTACCTTCCCCGCACGTTCGCGCTGGTTCGCGAGTCCTCCCGGGCGTTCGCAGTGGGACTCATTGCGCTGCTGCTTGGCCAGGCAGCTTTGCCGGCGGCGATGGCATGGGTGGGCAAGCTGATCGTCGACGCCGTGGTGGCCGCTGCCCGCAGCGGGGATTCGGCGCAGCGTTGGCACGTGCTCCGCCTCGTGGCGCTGGAAGCGGGCCTGATGGCGGTGTCCACCGCGATGTCGCGCGGGCAGGCGCTGCTGCGCGATCTGATGCGCGCCTCCCTCGGCAACCACGTCAACACGCTGATCCTGGAGAAGGCCGCGACGCTCGAGCTGCGCCACTTCGAGGACGCGGACTTCTACGACAAGATGCAGAATGCCCGCCGCGAGGCGAGCATCCGCCCGCTCAGCATGGCGCTGGAGACCGCTTCGCTCCTGCAGCAGCTGCTGATCCTCGCCAGCTACGCCGTCCTCCTCGCCCGGCTCTCCCCCTGGTCGGTGCTGCTGATCGTGGCGGCATCGGTCCCCTCATTCATCGCCGAGGCGCGCTTCTCCGGAGAATCGTTCCGGCTCAACACCTGGCGCGCGCCGGAGGGACGCCGGCAAAACTACCTGGAATGGATCCTCACCCGCGACTCGCACGTGAAGGAAGTGAAGCTCTTCGATCTCGCGCCGCTGGTGTTGCGCCGCTACCGCGCCCTCTTCGAGAAGTTCTATGCCGAGGACCGTTCGCTGGCGCTGCGCAAGGGCGCTGCGGGAGTGGTGCTCGGGCTCGTCTCGCTCACCGCTTTCTACGGCGCGTACGCGTTCATGGCGGTGCGCGCTGCCCTGGGCGCGATCACCCTGGGCGATCTCACGCTCTACCTCTCCGTGTTTCGCCAGGGGCAGACTGCCATCCAGTCCGCGCTCGCCTCCATCGGCAGCCTGTACGAGGACGGCCTCTTCATGTCCAACCTCTTCGCCTATCTGGACATCGGGACCGGTGGGGAGCAGCCGCGGACGGTTCCGGCGCTCGCGCCCGCGCGCGTTCGCTCGCAGGAGATCGAGTTCCGCGACGTCTCCTTCCGCTATCCGGGCAGCGAGAACTGGGTGCTCCGAGGCGTTTCCCTCCGGCTCGCTGCCGGTGAGAAGCTCGCACTGGTCGGCGAGAACGGCGCCGGCAAGAGCACTCTCGTCAAACTGCTGATGCGCCTCTATGATCCGAGCGAAGGCGCCATCCTCTACGGCGGGACGGACCTGCGCGACATGGACGTCCGGGACCTGCGCGATCGCATCGGCGTGCTCTTCCAGGATTTCGTCCGCTACCAGTGGACGGCGCGCGAGAACGTGGGCGTCGGCTGGGTTCCCGCCCTCGACGATCGGGCACGGGTCGAGCGGGCGGTGGACGACGGCGGCGCGCGCAAGTTGATCGAGCAGCTTCCGCAGAAGCTCGATACCATGCTGGGCGGTTGGTTCGAGGAGGGACACGAGCTCTCCGGCGGCCAATGGCAAAAGATCGCGCTGGCCCGCGCGTTCATGCGCGATTCCGAAGTGCTGATCCTCGACGAGCCCACGGCGGCGCTCGATGCCGAGGCGGAGCACGAGCTGTTCGTTCGCCTGCAGCAGCTCGCTGCGGAGCGCACGGCGATTCTCATCTCGCACCGTTTCTCCACCGTGCGCCGCGCCGATCGCATTGCCGTGCTGCAGCACGGGCAGGTCGAGGAGCTGGGCACGCACGAGCAGCTCATCGCGCGCAACGGCCGCTATGCGCACCTCTTCCGATTACAGGCAGCGGGGTATGTCAGCTGAACCTGTACAGCCTCAAGAAGTCGCCGCAAAGCCGCACCTACGGTGCGGCAGCGGCTAGCTCCCCGTGGGCGAGATGGTGCTCGACTTCCAGCACGGCGGCGCCTTCGTTCTCGATCGCGGCTTCGTAATGCTCGCGCGCCTTCTGCGGCTGCTTCAGCGCCGCCCAGAAATGCGCCGACGCGAGCCTGCGCGCTTCCAGATCCGGATCCGAGTATCCGTCCTCGAGAAAGCTCTGCTCGTCGACGTGGCCGAGCAGGAATCCGGCGACCGGCCCCGGCCAGATGCGCTGGATCTTCGGTTTCCACGTCTTGGTCAACAAGCGCGTCCCCCGCAGCACGTACCGCGAGTCGGCGAGCCGCGTGCCGGCATACACGAGAAGTGCGGGCGGCTTCAGCCGGCTCGCCGGCCCCTCGTATGCCGCGTCCAGCGCCGCGACCCATCGCTCCACCCCGATCTCCCGCTCGCCCGCCAGCCACCGCGCTGCGCCGGCGAGCTCGAGCATGGTCCCGCTCTGCGCCGCGTCCGGCGCCTCCTCGAACGCACGGGCAGCCTCGGACCACCGCTTCAGCTCCAGCAACGCCAGGCCGCGCCAGAGCGGATGATCGTCGTGAGCGAGCTCTTCGAAGCGGCCTTCCTCCAGCAGCTGGCGGGGATCGTCCATCGCGATGAAGATGCGGATTCCGGCGTCTGCATGCAGGATCGGGCAACCGGGCTGTCGCTCATGCGACATACTGCTGGCGTGGATCGATTGCGAACGGTGCCATGGGACGCGCTCCGCGCGGACGTCGCGCTGCCCGCCATCGCCTCGGTCTTGCAAGGCGCATCGGCGGAGCGCGAAGTCGACCGAGCGCTGCGGCGCCACGGTGAGCTGGCGCGCGACGAACGGACCGCTACGGTGGAAGCGATCTTCGGCGTCGCGCTCTGGCGAAGACGGCTTCTCTGGGAGACCGGTTCCGTCTCGCCGGCGAATCTGCTGGCATCGCTGCTGCGCGACCTCGGTGGCGTTGCAGAGGACCGCGCGCTCGCGCTCACCGGAGCGGCGCCGGCCTTTGCGAAGACCGAACGGCCGACGCGGCTCGCCGATCGCTGGTCGCTTCCCGACTGGCTCGAGGCGCATCTGTTGCGCGAGCTCGGCGACGCGGCGGAATCGTTCTGTGCCGCCATCGCAGTTCCTGGCCCGGTGTGTCTGCGCGCGAATCGCCTGCTGTGCAGGCGCAGCGCGCTCGAGTCGGGCCTGGCCCGCGAAGGGATCGATACCGTCCCCTCCGACCGTGCTCCGGATGCGCTCTTCGTCCGCAGTCCGCAGGCGAACCTGTTCGGGACGCGCGCCTGGCGCGAGGGACACTTCGAGCCCCAGGACGAAGGAAGCCAGCTTCTCGGCCATCTCGTCGGCGCCCGGCCCGGTGAGACCGTCCTCGATCTGTGCGCGGGCGCCGGCGGAAAGTCGCTGCTCCTCGCTGCGCAAGGAGCGCGCGTGCTCGCGTATGACGTCGACCGCGAGCGCCTCGAGCGCCTGCGGACCCGCGCGCGACGCGCAGGCGCAGAGCGGCAGATCGAAATCGTCGATCGTCCTCGCCCTGCCGACCTCGTCCTCGTCGATGCGCCCTGCTCCGAGCTGGGCGTGCTGAGGCGCGGACCGGACGTGCGCTGGCGCATCGATCCGCGCTCGCTCGCAGAGCTGCCGCCGCTCCAGCGCCAGCTTCTGGAGACCGCCGCCCCGCTGGCCGCGAAGCGGGTGGTGTACGGCACTTGCACGATCAGCCGCGCCGAGAACGAAGACGTCGCAGACGCTTTCGATCGCGCGCATCCCGAGTTCCAGCGTGTGACGACGTGGCGCACGCTGCCGCACCTCGAAGGGACCGACGGCTTCTTCGCCGCTGTCTGGGAACGCGCCCGCGCCTGAGCATCCATGAGCGACGAGAAGAAGCCGTTCCACAATCCCTTCGGCGCGCTCCGCGAAAAGCTCGGCGATCTTCCCGCTGGCCCCGCCCCCGCTCCACCGGCGCCTCCGAAAGGGCCGGCGCGCGCAGTCGTGCGCATGGAGCGCAAAGGGCGTGGCGGCAAGGAGGTCACCGCCGTCGAGCAGCTCGACCTCTCCGTGCGCGAGCTCGCGCTGTGGCTCAATGATCTGAAGGCGGCCCTCGGCTGCGGCGGCGCAGTCGAAGGCGACGCCCTGGTCCTCCAGGGCGATCAGCGAAAGCGGCTTCTCGGGCTTCTCGCCGCTCGCGGCGTACGCAAGATCACGGTGGGATAGCGGACGCAGATCTACGCCCAGGTGAGAGAGGCGTCGAAGTGGGATACCTGGCGCGGAGGGGCTCTGCTACAACTCGACGCATCTGCTGCAAGGGGGGACTGTATGGCGGATGAAACCCGCGTCCTGGTCGTGCAGGCAGAGCCGTCGGAGCGCGCGTTTCAGAGGTCGCTGTTTGCCGAGGCCGGCATGTCGGTCGTCGAAGCGTGCAGCGGTTCCGAGGCGCTGGACTATCTCGCTACCGACCATCCCGACCTCGTCGTTCTCGGCCGCATGCTGCCGGACATGGACGGCCTCGACCTGCTTCCCCGCCTGAAGTCCAGCGAGCTCGATTTCCTCCCGGTGCTGGTGGCTTCGCACCGCAGCGAGACGGCGGAGCGCGTTCGCGGCCTTCAACTCGGCGCCGACGACTACATTTCTCGCCCCTGCGATCCGGCGGAACTGCTGGCCCGCGCGCGGGCGCTGCTGCGCACGAAGCAGACGCATGACCGGATCCGCAAGCTCCAGCTGACGCTGGAACAGATGGTGGTGAGCGACCCGCTCACGGGCCTCTACAACCGGCGCTTCCTGATGGATCGGCTTCTCCAGGAAATGCAACGCTCCGACCGCCACGGCGAGCCGCTGGCCTTCGCCATGATCGATCTCGACGGCTTCAAGACCATCAACGACCTCTACGGCCACGTGCTCGGCGACAAGGTCCTGCGCGCCGTCGGCAATGCGATCTCGCGCAGCATCCGCGTATCCGACCTCGCCGCACGCTACGGTGGAGACGAGTTCGCCGTGATCCTTCCGCAGACGCCGCCGGAAGGCGCGATGCGTGTGTGCGAAAGGCTCCTTCGCGCCATCTCCGAGGCCGGGTTCCAGGACGACTCGGGCAAGGTCTGCCGGGTGACCGCCAGCCTCGGTCTCGCCTACTACCCGGCGGACGACGTGGAAACTCCCGAAGATCTCGTTCACTCCGCCGACGGCGCCCTCTACGGCGCAAAGCGCTCGGGCAAGAACCGCTACACCGCGGTCCGTCCGATGCAGCCGCAGGCCACCGCGTAACTTTCTACGTTCTATAGAGTCGGACGGCAGAAAACGGGCGCAAGGCGCGGATCCACCGGAGACTCCCCTGGCGCGCGGCTCGCAACGGAGCTGCGGCATGGACACCAGGGACATGACCGATACGCGCCTGCTCACCGAGAACGAGATCGACAACGCCATCTACGCGGTGCTCTGCGCCGCCTTTTGCGCGGAGCACGAGGAGGAGCTGCGCAGGGTGGTCCGGCTTCGGCTGCCCGATACGCCGACTCCTCTACAGATCGTGGATGCCGTCTGCGCCGAGCTGCGTTGGCGCGGGCAGCTGGAGTTCGAGGAGCAGCGGCGGCAGCAGGCCGCGCACGTCCTGGCGGCGTTTCTCGATCTGCCGATCAGTGAACGCGACGACGTCTCGCTGATAGGCGTGGTCTAGACCCCACCGAAGCCGATGCACACCGTTCCCGCTGCTGGGGGGCGGGCATGCGCTGGGCGGGTTGGTTGCTGGCGTTCTGGGTCGCGTGCGGGGGACCGGGCTCCGGCGGAGGCGGCGGGGGATCCGACGTCGTCACCGACGGTGGAGCAGGCACGGACGGCGGCGTTGCCGCGGAGTGCGTCGGGCTCGTGCCGGCGCCGCCCGGAACCGCGATCGCGTTCGATGTCCCGTCGAATGCCAACGATCCGATCACGTGCGGACTGTCGACCGTCGACGGCTCGGGCTTCATCGCCGCCTTCGCTCCCTCGCAGACCCGTCCGCAACAGTGGATGGCGTTCGGTCCGAACGGAATGCGCTGGGGTACCTTCGACGCGCCCGCGGAGCTCTTCGCCCAGCCAACAGGCTTCATGGGTCTCTCGGGTGCGATCGAATTCGTGACGCTCTGGGATTCAGGGGGATCAGGCAAGCAGAGCAGCACCGCCGCGACCGCTATCGGGCCTGCGTTCGGCAGCGGCGCCATCGCCTTGTCGGCGGACTCCACCTCGCTCACCGTCACCAAAGTCGATGACACAGCGAGCGGAATCGCCAGCACCATTGTTGCCGGCAGCTTCATGCCGCGCGGGGCTGCGGAAGACTCGAGCGGCGCGGTGCTCGCACTGACGGGCAACGGCTCGGCAGTCAGCGGCATCTGGGTCGACATGGCGAGGCAAAGCGCAGGGCAGCCGTTCGCGATTGGCACCGCCACCACGGTGAAGGCGCGACCGCTGCTCGGCGGCGGCCTCGCCATCCAGCTCGATGGCCGCTGGGCGGGCGTGGTGCGGCCCGGCGAATCCGCGTTGCGGCCCGCTCCCGCCTGGCTCGGCGAAAGCAGGGACTTCATCCCCGCGCGCGGCGGGAACGCTTATGCCGTGATGCCGAACACGGGAAACTCCCTCGGAATCGTTTCCGCACAGGGCAATTCCTGCGGCTCGGCCACGTTCCCCGGCGTCAGCAGCGTCTCGGTCGGAATCGACGGGACCGTCGTCGGATCGACGGGCACGGCCGGCTGCACCAAGTACGTCTGGCGCAACGTGCTTCGATGAAGTAGCTAGATTGCGCCATGCGCGCCCGCATCCTCGCAATCCTGGTCGCGGTCGCGGCGCCCGCGCTGGCGTGGGAGCCGAGCTCGCCCGCCGCCGTGCAGGCGCGGATCGAGGAATTGCAAAAGGCTTGGGCGGGGAAGTCTCCGGAGGAGATTACGCAGGACAAGATCGCCCGCTCGCGGCAACCGCGCCCCCAGTGGGCGTCGCGCAGCGCCTGGAAGATGGAGCTCGGTCCGATCACGTACTACTTCGCGGTGGGGAAGGCGGGATTTCCCTCTTCCGTCGGCGCCGCTCCCGATCGGTCCGCGTCCGCTGGACGACCGCTCGACTGGTGGTACGACGACGCCGCGGCGATCCTCTATACGCTGGTGGTCGAGGCGCGCTGAGGCTGCGGCAGGAGCGTGCGCACGACCACGGCGGCGATCACCACAGCGCCTCCGGCAATGGCCCATGGACCTGGCCGCTCGCCGAATCCGATCAGCACCCAGAGCGGATTGAGCACCGGCTCGAGCATCGAGATCAGCGACGCTTCCGCTGCGGGCACCCGGCGCACGCCTCGAGTGAAGAGCAGGTACGCGAGCCCGAGCTGCACGATGCCGAGGTAGAGGAGCACTGCTGCGCCCTGCACCGACAGCATCGAAGGAGCGGCCTGCCACGCCCAGGGCGCCGTCAGCGCGGCAGCGAGGAGGTTGCCGAGCGTGGTGGAAGGGAGCGCGTCGCCGCTTCCGCCCTTGGCATCGCGGCGCAAGAGCACGATGGCCAGCGCGAAGAAGACGCCCGATGCAATGGCCACGACGTTTCCGAATGCCTGTCCGGGTTCCACCTTGCCGACGAAGAACAGCGACATGCCCGCAAGCGAGAGAGCAACGCAGACGGCATCGATGGGGCGGAAGGGCTCGTCGAGCAGAAACGGCGAGAGCAAAAGCACGTAAGCGGGCCCGGTGTACTGCAGAAAGATCGCGTTTGCGGCGGTGGTCAGCTTGGTCGCGGAAACGAAGGTGACGATGCAGGCCGCGTACGCCGCGGCGGTGGTCCATCGCGCGGCGCGCAGGTTGGGGCGCAGGACCAGCAGATAGAACACCCCCGCGATCAGCGACCGGCCGCAGGCGACCGCCAGCGCCGGCATCGGAGCGAGCTTGATGAAGAGGCCGCCGCTCGACCAGAGCACGGCGGCGCCGGCGACCGCGAGGACGGCGCGGCGCATGTCCCTGCCTCCGGCGACGCCGCCTCCTGGTTGGTCGGTGGTCATCGGCGCTGCCCCCCTTGCCGGACGGCAGCGCAGGTTATCAGGTCGGCATCAGGGCACGCCGCGGAAGATGGCGAGGCCGCCGTCCGTCGGGACCAGCAGCAGCGGCGGATCGTGCATCCGATCCTGCGACATGCGACCGATCCGCTCGCCGGGCAAGCCGTCGCGCTGGGTGATTCGATGTCCCTTCACGTCGCCGGGATCCCAGACGAGAAGCCCCGAACTGGGAAAGCCGAGGACGAGGTGCCCATCGGGGAGCGCCTGCAGCTCGAGGATGTTGTACTCGATGGCACCGAGCGCCGTGGGGTCGAAGTAGGTGAAGTGCTTGCCGTCGTAGGCGGCGATCCCGTAGGTAGGGCCGCGCCAGCTCTCCACCTCGCCGGAGGCGAACCACGCGACCCCGTCGTGCGTCACCGCCACACCGCGGATGTTCACCGGGTCGCCGTAGCGCGGCGGCACGAACACCGGCGGCGACTGGAACGCAGGCACGAACGGGTTCACTGGTTCCCAACTGTGCACCCAGTCATCGAGCTTCTCGCGGAAGCCGATCGCCCCCGCCGACGCGAGCCCGCCCATCCACAGGCGGCCATCCGGGCCGAGTGCCAGACCGAACCAGTCGCCGAAGGTGATGAAATCACGTACAGGGTCACCGGTGCACGGCGCGCGGAGGCACGCCACCGGGTGCACGTGATCCGCGTACCACTGTCGCTCATCCCCGGTATAGAACGGGTCCGTGTCGAGGTGCGGCGGCGGATAGTACTTCGCCGGGATGATGCGCGTGACGCCGTGATTCGATCCGACGTAGAGGTTTCCCAGGTGCTGGAAGTGGTCGTAGACCATGCTCATGATGGTCCGCGTCTCGTAGTAGTGCCCGTCGTTCGAATTGCGCAGATCGTAGCGGTTGACCTTCAGCTTGCCGTCGGGCTGCAGCAGGACCTGGTCCATCTTTCCCATGTGGGCCCAGGGGTCGCTCCACATGTGCGCATCCTTCAACAGCGAGCTGTTCGTCTCGCGCGCGTAGTACCCGACGAAGCATTCGCCCTTCGCTCCGCCCTCTACCAGCGTGATGTCGGGGCTCTCCGTGTAGCCGGAACCAAAATGCAGCCCGTCCTGCGCCGTGTAGCGGCGGAACACCTTCGCGCCCGGCTGCAGGAGGTAAAGGGCACTGTGGCTCACCACCCACAGGTTCTCGGACTCGTCGACCGATGCGGAGATGGGCGCTTCGAGCAGTCCTTGTGCCGAGCTGTAGATGACCAGGGGCCCGGAAGGCAACGGTCCGAAACCGAGGCCGCCGATNNNNNNNNNNNNNNNNNNNNNNNNNNNNNNNNNNNNNNNNNNNNNNNNNNNNNNNNNNNNNNNNNNNNNNNNAGAGGACCGGCGAGTCCGCGGCCTTTCTGCACGCGAACAGAGCGAGGACCGCGACGAGCGCAAGCAATCGCATGTGCCACGGTCTGCACGCGCCGCGCGCCAGGCAACCCTGCGGGCCGTCGGATGTTTGCCCGCGATCGTCCACTTCCCGACCTCGCGAAGCGCGCCCAGTCTACGCAGGCGAGGAGAGATCGATGGCGAAGCAGCCGAAAAGCGACACGCAGGCCGATGCGGCCCATCCCCATCGCGCGCATGGCGCGCCGGCGCACCCTGTCGGCGTCGGAGCGTCCGCGGCCGGTGTTGGAGTTGCGGGAGCGGCGTTGGGCGCCGTGGTGGCCGGGCCTGTCGGCGCGGTAGTCGGGGCGGCGGTGGGCGCGGTGGCCGGCGGCCTCGGCGGCAAGGCAGCCGCCGAAGTCGTGGATCCGGACGACGCAGACGAGACCGTTACGACTGAAGGCTTGCCTTTACGCTCATCTGAATCTTGAGCGCCGACGAGATCGGGCAGCCGTTCTTCGCCGCTTCGGCCGCCTTCTGGAATGCCGCTTGATCGATCCCGGGCACCTGCCCGCGCACTTCCAGCGACGAGGATTTCACCTCGAATCCGCCGCCCTGCTTGGGCCCGAACTCCACGGTGCACGTGGTCTCGAGACGCCGCGGCGCATGACCGTCCTTCGCGAGCCCGTTCGAGAGCGCCATGCTGAAGCAGCTTGCGTGCGCCGCCGCGAGCAGCTCCTCGGGCGTCGT
The window above is part of the Deltaproteobacteria bacterium genome. Proteins encoded here:
- a CDS encoding amidohydrolase family protein, encoding MLLFAVLLLAQAPRETPPPPRPPERVLIKAAHLIDGHSSSPRNDLAVLVEGDRIAKVGPAAELQAPGVRVIDLGESWLLPGLIDAHTHVLLQGDITAADYDEQLLKESIPYRTLRAAAAVRTAVMNGFTTIRDLETEGAMYADVDVKTAIARGVIPGPRMFVATRAFAPTGTYPLLGYSWELQHLPEGVQIMDGPDAIRKAVREQVKYGADWIKFYSDRKYYKTNDPKRPLRSWVNFTRAELEAMVDEAHRLGRKVAAHAMAWDGIDAALTAKVDSIEHGDGLTDDLIDRVVKQNVYWCPTIYVGMYVAQGRGGIWPDLIAMEREAFAKALKRGVRIAYGTDVGGYAWTENQAKELSVMVRYGMTAMAAIQSATSVAAALLDPICPPQATGCEGSNVGSIAPGRFADLIAVAADPLKDISTLEHVQFVMKNGEVLKSR
- a CDS encoding RsmB/NOP family class I SAM-dependent RNA methyltransferase; the protein is MRHTAGVDRLRTVPWDALRADVALPAIASVLQGASAEREVDRALRRHGELARDERTATVEAIFGVALWRRRLLWETGSVSPANLLASLLRDLGGVAEDRALALTGAAPAFAKTERPTRLADRWSLPDWLEAHLLRELGDAAESFCAAIAVPGPVCLRANRLLCRRSALESGLAREGIDTVPSDRAPDALFVRSPQANLFGTRAWREGHFEPQDEGSQLLGHLVGARPGETVLDLCAGAGGKSLLLAAQGARVLAYDVDRERLERLRTRARRAGAERQIEIVDRPRPADLVLVDAPCSELGVLRRGPDVRWRIDPRSLAELPPLQRQLLETAAPLAAKRVVYGTCTISRAENEDVADAFDRAHPEFQRVTTWRTLPHLEGTDGFFAAVWERARA
- a CDS encoding ABC transporter ATP-binding protein, whose protein sequence is MAHGSVRALPPDSLRERTRLTLQYLRYLPRTFALVRESSRAFAVGLIALLLGQAALPAAMAWVGKLIVDAVVAAARSGDSAQRWHVLRLVALEAGLMAVSTAMSRGQALLRDLMRASLGNHVNTLILEKAATLELRHFEDADFYDKMQNARREASIRPLSMALETASLLQQLLILASYAVLLARLSPWSVLLIVAASVPSFIAEARFSGESFRLNTWRAPEGRRQNYLEWILTRDSHVKEVKLFDLAPLVLRRYRALFEKFYAEDRSLALRKGAAGVVLGLVSLTAFYGAYAFMAVRAALGAITLGDLTLYLSVFRQGQTAIQSALASIGSLYEDGLFMSNLFAYLDIGTGGEQPRTVPALAPARVRSQEIEFRDVSFRYPGSENWVLRGVSLRLAAGEKLALVGENGAGKSTLVKLLMRLYDPSEGAILYGGTDLRDMDVRDLRDRIGVLFQDFVRYQWTARENVGVGWVPALDDRARVERAVDDGGARKLIEQLPQKLDTMLGGWFEEGHELSGGQWQKIALARAFMRDSEVLILDEPTAALDAEAEHELFVRLQQLAAERTAILISHRFSTVRRADRIAVLQHGQVEELGTHEQLIARNGRYAHLFRLQAAGYVS
- a CDS encoding translation initiation factor encodes the protein MSDEKKPFHNPFGALREKLGDLPAGPAPAPPAPPKGPARAVVRMERKGRGGKEVTAVEQLDLSVRELALWLNDLKAALGCGGAVEGDALVLQGDQRKRLLGLLAARGVRKITVG
- a CDS encoding DUF4476 domain-containing protein — protein: MKRLGLLLVLVAACKGPEREARMGPPPAANPVTVVPLPPPVGEEVAVDYRTQTDGQALIEVAAPPGARVDIREGQALVGRDTAPMAVKAEADHWYMIGARLPSGAVREAKVQARAGQVASLRFVDVPQGPQAMSREAFKGFLQALDEEPGDQAKLNLLRSAAAKQWFTSAMAGVIIDHIVYRENKLAAVPILKDRILDRENAFWLYQHFTYREDKAKVQEILEH